CCATCGGCGGCGCGGTAAGTTACTTCACCCTCGACCCTGAGGACATCATCAAACCCGGTAACGATGTCGGCGCCCGCCTGAAGACCGGCTACAGCTCAGCCGACGAAAGCTGGTTGACCTCGGCCACTGTCGCCGGCCGCCAAGGCGACTTTGACGGCCTGCTGCATATCAGCCAGCGCAACGGCCACGAAACCGAATCATATGGCAAGCATGGCGGCACCGGTCTTGGCCGTAGCGAGGCCAACCCCGAGGACGTGCGCACCACTAACGTCCTGGCCAAGCTTGGCTGGGACTATGCCGACGATGCCCGGTTGGGATTCACCTACGAGCACTACAAGGATGACCGCGACCAGAACATCCTGAGCGCGGTGGGTGGTCCATTCATTCCTGGTCGCGGCGCCTCAAACATGTACCGCATGCGTCAGGGCAACGACACCGTCACCCGAGAACGCTTCGGCATCAACCACAAGTTCGGCCTCGACAGCCTGGTTGCCGATCACGCGAAATGGAGCTTGAACTACCAGATTGCCAAGACCGATCAACGCACAGACGAACTGTACTTCGCCAGTGGCCGCCAGGTGTTTCGCGATCGCCAGACTACTTACAAGGATCGCCAGTGGGTCTTCGATGGCCAGTTGGACAAAGCGTTCAGCATTGGCGCCACTGACCACCTGCTGACCTACGGCACAACGCTCAAGCACGAAAAGATCACCGGCGCGCGAAGCGGCACCGGCACCTGCCTGAACGTCGGAGGTAGCTGCACCGCCATCGGCCAGAACAGCCCCAGTGACGGCCAGGCGTTGGTGAGCGATTTCCCGGATCCAACCGTGAACACCTACAGCCTGTTCGCTCAGGATGAGATCCGCTGGAACAACTGGACCTTCCTGCCAGGCGTGCGATATGACTACACCCGCATGGAACCAGAGATGACTGCCGAGTTCCTGCGCGGTATCCAGGGCACTGGCGCCGCGCCGGGCAGTATCGATGACTCGGACAAGAAATGGCATCGGGTCTCGCCTAAATTTGGCGTGACTTACGCATTCAACGACAACTACACCTGGTACGGTCAGTACGCCGAGGGCTTCCGTACCCCGACCGCCAAGGCCATGTACGGCCGCTTTGACAACCCTACGCTCGGCTACAGCGTCGAGCCGAACCCAAACCTCGAACCAGAGAAGAGCAAGAGCTACGAAACGGGCCTGCGCGGCAGCTTCGAGGCCGGCAACTTCGACGTGGCGGTGTTCTACAACAAGTATCGCGACTTCATCAACGAGGACGCAGTACAGTCGGCAAACCTTGGCTCGACCTTCCAGGCCAACAACATCAAGCACGCCACTATCAAGGGCGCAGAGTTCAAGGGTCGCTTGAACCTCGACCACTTCGGTGCAGCACAGGGCCTGTACACCCAGGGCTCGCTGGCCTACGCCCATGGTCGCAATGACGATAACGGCCAGCCGCTGAACAGTGTCAACCCGCTGACCGCAGTCCTCGGGTTGGGTTACGAAACCTCCAACTATGGCGGCCTGCTTAGCTGGACCCTGGTCAAACGCAAGGACCGGGTCGACGATTCCACCTTCTTCGCCCCCGATGGTGCCAGCAAGCAGTTCCGCGCCCCTGGCTATGGCGTACTGGACCTGACCGGTTTCTACAAACTGACGGACGACATCACCGTAAACGCAGGGCTCTACAACCTGACCGACAAAAAGTATTGGCAGTGGGATGACGTCCGTGGCTACGACGCGCTTGGCGAAGCAGGCGTGACCCAACCAGCCAACCTTGATCGGCTGACCATGCCGGGGCGCAACTTCGCCATCAACTTGGTGTGGGATATCTGATCGGCTGAAAAGGGCGGCGCCCGCGATGCAGGTGCCGCCCGTTTCAAGTCATGAGAATGATTTCACTTCGCAGGTGAGGTTTTTTTACTGTCCCGCGTCTTCTGTTTCGTCTTGTCACTAGACGCCCCATTTTCCAAGGATGCCCCCATGACCGCCCCTTCCACCGAACGCGCTGCCCTGCGCTCCCAGCGCCTGAACCAGGTCACCCACGCCCCGCACACCGAGCTGGACGCCCTGGTGAAGTCGCACAAGCCGTTCGACAGCCGCGAAAGCTTCGCCCGCTTCGTGGTTGCCCAGTACCTGTTCCAGTCCGAGCTGCAGGCGCTGTACACCGACCCGCAACTGATCGCCATCGTGCCCGACCTCGCCGCGCGCTGCCGCGCCGAACAGGCCCGCCTGGACCTGGCCGACCTCGACACCGAAGTGCCCGCGCCCTTCGCCGGCGCCCTGGGCAAGCCGAGCCTGGGCGAGGCACTGGGCTGGATCTTCGTCTCCGAAGGCTCCAAACTGGGCGCCGCGTTCCTGATCAAGCGCGCCGTGGCCCTGGAGCTGTCCGAGACCTTCGGTGCCCGTCACCTGGGCGAACCGGCGGGCGGCCGTGCCGAGGGCTGGAAGCAGTTCACCCGCATCCTCGACAGCCTGGAACTGTCGCCCGAGGAAGACGCCGCCGCCGAGCGTGGTGCGGTCGCTGCCTTCGAGCGCTTCACCGAGCTGCTCAAGCATGCCTACGCCGCCGACGCCGCGCTGGCCTGACACGCTTTACCCGGCCGCCTGCGGGCGGCCACACCGTTGCAGTGAGACCATGACCCGAATCGCCCGCTCGAAACTGTCCCGCCTGCTCTACGCGATCCTGGCCTATGTCAGCCTGGGCATTGGCCTCGTGGCCATCGTCATCCCAGGGCTGCCCACCACCGAGTTCATCCTCCTCGCCGCCTGGGCCGCGACCCGCAGCTCGCCGCGCCTGTCCGCCTGGCTGGAGAACCACCGGCTGTTCGGTCCTATCCTCTACAACTGGCGCAACGGCAAGGTGATCCAGCGCCGCGCCAAGGTCAGCGCGACCATCAGCATGCTGCTGTGCGCCGGCTTGATGCTGACCGTTCTCGAACACCACTGGCCGGTGTTCCTCGCCATCGCCGGCATGACCCTGGGCAACCTGTGGATCTGGTCACGCCCGGAACGTCCGACGCCACCAGGCGCTGTCGAACTGCAAGGTTGATTCATTTGCGCTGCGGCGCCAAATGACAGCGACGTTGCGACGGCGCCTGCAAGTCAAAGGTTCAACAACCCCGAATACAGGGCATACGCCGCCAGCCCCGCCCCCGCCAGCACCGCCGCGAAGATCAGTTTCTCCCACGCGCTGAACAGCACCTGCCCCTGCTCGCGCTTGGCCCGGGCGAACAGGATCACCCCGGGCGCATACAGCAGCGCCGACAACAGCACGTACTTGAGCCCTCCGGCATACAGCAGCCAGATCGCATACAGCAGCGCGATCACCGCCACCAGCAGGTCCTTGCGCCGCAGCCCCGCCTGCCCCTGGTAGCCTTCACCGCGCCAGGCCAGCAGCACGGCATAGGCCGCCGACCAGAAGTACGGCACCAGAATCATCGACGACGCCAGGTAGATCAGGCTGGTGTAGGTCCCCGCCGAGAACAGAGTGATCAGCAGAAACCCCTGGATCATCACATTGGTCAGCCACAGCGCGTTGGCCGGTACCTGGTTGGCGTTCTCCCGCGCCAGGAAGCGCGGCATGGTCTTGTCCCGGGCGGTGGCGTAGAGGATCTCGGCGCACAGCAGCGCCCAGGAGAGCAGTGCACCGAGCAGCGACACCGCCAGGCCGATGCTGATCAACAACGCCCCCCAGGGCCCGACGATATGCTCAAGCACCGAGGCCAGCGAAGGGTTCTGCAGACCGGCCAGCTCCGGCTGGGTCATCACCCCCAGCGACAGCACGTTGACCAGCACCAGCAGCGCCAGCACGCCGAGAAAACCGACCACGGTGGCCTTGCCCACATCCGAGCGATGCAGCGCCCGCCCCGAGTAGACACTCGCCCCCTCGATGCCGATGAACACGAACACCGTCACCAGCATCATGTTGCGCACCTGCTCCAGCACGCTGCCGAACTGCGGATTGCTCAGCCCCCAGATGTCGCGGGTGAAGATGTCGGCGCGAAAGGCGAAGGCGGCGATGACGATGAACATCAGCAACGGCACGACCTTGGCCACGGTCGTCACCTGGTTGATGAAGGCGGCTTCCTTGATGCCGCGCAGCACCAGGAAATGCACCGCCCACAGCAACAGCGAGGCACTACCGATGGCCACTGGCGTGTTGCCTTCGCCAAACACCGGAAAATAGAAGCCAAGGGTACTGAACAGCAGCACGAAGTAGCCGACGTTGCCCAGCCAGGCACTGATCCAGTAACCCCAGGCCGAGGAGAACCCCATGTAGTCGCCGAACCCGGCCTTGGCGTAGGCATAGACCCCGGAATCCAGCTCCGGCTTGCGGTTGGCCAGGGTCTGGAAGACGAACGCCAGCGCCAGCATCCCCACCGCGGTGATGCCCCAGCCGATCAGCACCGCCCCGACATCGGCGCGGGCGGCCATGTTCTGCGGCAACGAGAATATCCCGCCGCCGATCATCGAGCCGACCACCAGCGCGATCAGCGCCCCCAAGCGCAGTTTCTGTCCCGGTTCGCTCATGGGGCTCCTCGTGCGCAGGCGCGCGTGAACAACGTATTGTCCGACATTATTGTTACAAGTTTTTTATCAAATAAAGCCATTAAACCTATAGCACTCATAACCATGCTGTCTATCCCGGCACCTTAATAAAAACCACATTAGTCGACTACTTGTCGGTTCGTCTAAACCCGTCGCTATTTGCTGTGAAAAATTTGCGAAAGCCGCAAAACGGACTAACTTCTCAGTTCGCAGGCGAAACGGAGCGTTTGCTCTGGAAGTACATGGAGGTGCCAGCACACAAGGCCTGCGTCAGAGCTGTCGGCATCCTCCAGGAGGCGCATGAGGGATTTTTCTGATCTTCATGCAGGCATGAACTGATCTAAGTCAGCGAATGATCCAGGCGTCAGATTTATTCTGAGGTCAACTTTCTCCTGGTACGGAGTCGTTAAATGTCTGATTCTCCCGGAAAACTAAAACTGGGTGCACTCGTTGCACTTGTCGTCGGCTCGATGATCGGTGGCGGGATCTTCTCGTTACCCCAGAACATGGCCGCCAGCGCTGGCGTCGGCGCCGTGCTGATCGGCTGGGCCATCACCGCGGTGGGCATGCTCACCCTTGCCTTCGTCTTCCAGACCCTGGCCAACCGCAAGCCTGATCTTGACGGCGGGGTATACGCCTACGCCAAGGCCGGTTTCGGTGACTACATGGGCTTTTCCTCGGCCTGGGGCTACTGGATCAGTGCCTGGCTGGGCAACGTCGGCTACTTCGTGCTGTTGTTCAGCACCCTGGGGTATTTCTTCCCGGTGTTCGGCGAAGGCAACACCCCGGCGGCGGTGATCGGTGCTTCGATCCTGCTATGGGCCGTGCACTTCCTGGTGCTGCGCGGCATCAAGGAAGCCGCCTTCATCAACTTGGTCACCACCGTGGCCAAGGTCGTGCCGCTGGCGCTGTTCGCGCTGATCTGCCTGTTCGCCTTCAAGCTCGATGTCTTCACTGCGGACATCTGGGCGGTCGGCACGCCGGAGCTGGGCAGCGTGATGAACCAGGTGCGCAACATGATGCTGGTCACCGTGTGGGTGTTCATCGGCATCGAGGGCGCGAGCATCTTCTCCTCCCGTGCCGAAAAACGCTCTGACGTCGGCAAGGCCACGGTC
This window of the Pseudomonas mosselii genome carries:
- a CDS encoding TonB-dependent receptor, translated to MPTGQTRPSTSSRRRGQLSLLTLALLASGACSLPALAVEPAQASSPRMGDYRFAIAQQPLVEAINAFSKVTGWQVGFSAELADGVASPGVQGSLAPEAALQRLLRGTGLGYRKIGNGNVVLERQWAGNAIALQQVTVSATRSAQDVSQVPSTVSVQTREQLDRQNVNDIKQLVRYEPGVSVGGVGQRSGLNGYNIRGIDGERILTQVDGVSIPDSFFYGPYAQTQRNYVDPEIVKRVEILRGPASVLYGSNAIGGAVSYFTLDPEDIIKPGNDVGARLKTGYSSADESWLTSATVAGRQGDFDGLLHISQRNGHETESYGKHGGTGLGRSEANPEDVRTTNVLAKLGWDYADDARLGFTYEHYKDDRDQNILSAVGGPFIPGRGASNMYRMRQGNDTVTRERFGINHKFGLDSLVADHAKWSLNYQIAKTDQRTDELYFASGRQVFRDRQTTYKDRQWVFDGQLDKAFSIGATDHLLTYGTTLKHEKITGARSGTGTCLNVGGSCTAIGQNSPSDGQALVSDFPDPTVNTYSLFAQDEIRWNNWTFLPGVRYDYTRMEPEMTAEFLRGIQGTGAAPGSIDDSDKKWHRVSPKFGVTYAFNDNYTWYGQYAEGFRTPTAKAMYGRFDNPTLGYSVEPNPNLEPEKSKSYETGLRGSFEAGNFDVAVFYNKYRDFINEDAVQSANLGSTFQANNIKHATIKGAEFKGRLNLDHFGAAQGLYTQGSLAYAHGRNDDNGQPLNSVNPLTAVLGLGYETSNYGGLLSWTLVKRKDRVDDSTFFAPDGASKQFRAPGYGVLDLTGFYKLTDDITVNAGLYNLTDKKYWQWDDVRGYDALGEAGVTQPANLDRLTMPGRNFAINLVWDI
- the arcD gene encoding arginine-ornithine antiporter encodes the protein MSEPGQKLRLGALIALVVGSMIGGGIFSLPQNMAARADVGAVLIGWGITAVGMLALAFVFQTLANRKPELDSGVYAYAKAGFGDYMGFSSAWGYWISAWLGNVGYFVLLFSTLGFYFPVFGEGNTPVAIGSASLLLWAVHFLVLRGIKEAAFINQVTTVAKVVPLLMFIVIAAFAFRADIFTRDIWGLSNPQFGSVLEQVRNMMLVTVFVFIGIEGASVYSGRALHRSDVGKATVVGFLGVLALLVLVNVLSLGVMTQPELAGLQNPSLASVLEHIVGPWGALLISIGLAVSLLGALLSWALLCAEILYATARDKTMPRFLARENANQVPANALWLTNVMIQGFLLITLFSAGTYTSLIYLASSMILVPYFWSAAYAVLLAWRGEGYQGQAGLRRKDLLVAVIALLYAIWLLYAGGLKYVLLSALLYAPGVILFARAKREQGQVLFSAWEKLIFAAVLAGAGLAAYALYSGLLNL
- a CDS encoding biliverdin-producing heme oxygenase, whose amino-acid sequence is MTAPSTERAALRSQRLNQVTHAPHTELDALVKSHKPFDSRESFARFVVAQYLFQSELQALYTDPQLIAIVPDLAARCRAEQARLDLADLDTEVPAPFAGALGKPSLGEALGWIFVSEGSKLGAAFLIKRAVALELSETFGARHLGEPAGGRAEGWKQFTRILDSLELSPEEDAAAERGAVAAFERFTELLKHAYAADAALA
- a CDS encoding YbaN family protein, with protein sequence MTRIARSKLSRLLYAILAYVSLGIGLVAIVIPGLPTTEFILLAAWAATRSSPRLSAWLENHRLFGPILYNWRNGKVIQRRAKVSATISMLLCAGLMLTVLEHHWPVFLAIAGMTLGNLWIWSRPERPTPPGAVELQG